In Stenotrophomonas sp. 169, one DNA window encodes the following:
- a CDS encoding ATP-dependent DNA helicase, whose product MSKANPRQREAILTTEGPVLIIAGPGSGKSFTLVERIVYLITQKGVAPESLLVVTFTDKAARELTTRISNRLAEMDIKFNLNEMYLGTFHSICLRLLEEHQEYTRLKRSFTLFDQFDQQYFLYQRIKEFRAIADANLVMGDDGIGRWNQSENLLHWLNKVSEEPLDSDALAEAPEVEVKALGLLFRRYQEMLAENNALDFSGIQFEALKLLEQHPHVLEAVRAKLSYLMVDEYQDTNTIQERLLLLLAGEKQNLCVVGDDDQGLYRFRGATIRNILEFPKLFAEGKCKQVRLAVNYRSHPDIIRFYNEWMREQAWGDGERQFRYDKQILPREAEFAEVPAVLKLRASDPVGDSANWYGEVLAFLNALKEAGKLTDWNQVAFLYQSVKSDRAQDLARFLESAGVPVYSPRSNMFFEREEVRLMIGALIFLFPQYSKVRVWAEGATLPIWGYFDHQCYKPFTDELRKPENKALLEWARPIAKRHIVLTQSTDYAFSGLFYQLLQFPLFARYLGEEATQGVDKGRAARNLASFSSLLTKFEYLHHVSVLNPEWLDRNLIALFNQYFRFLKDGGIGEYEDVADYAPKGCVSFLTIHQAKGLEFPVVVCGSMESTPRKQHRDMDVLLEEGGYLSKATFEPLERIKTFDFWRLFYTAFSRAQNLLVLAAQQREGKGQRRAPSKYFECMFDALPKWGDVDLGGLDYESVKEINLKREYSFTSHITVFENCAEQYRFFKELDFAPIRESQILFGTLVHQTIEDIHKTVLRGEQAALNAGIIESWFSANYATLSKKERVYLATGSQRAALNHILRYFEREKGHWDRIREAEVEISLVKDSYILKGSVDLIRGENDTVEIIDFKSEKKPDMERDKERLKQYQSQLEVYAHLVEERTGQKVSRMHLYYTGEEGGNPYVSFPKDDRAIGKTIARFDDIVARIERQDYQMAARPAKLCVECDMRAYCDNKNWKFRKTGT is encoded by the coding sequence TTGAGCAAGGCCAACCCGCGGCAGCGGGAAGCCATCCTGACTACGGAAGGCCCGGTGCTCATCATAGCGGGGCCAGGGTCGGGCAAGAGCTTTACCTTGGTCGAACGCATCGTCTATCTCATCACCCAGAAGGGGGTAGCCCCCGAATCGCTGCTGGTCGTCACCTTCACCGACAAGGCGGCGCGGGAGCTGACCACCCGTATCTCAAACCGACTGGCCGAAATGGACATCAAGTTCAATCTGAACGAGATGTACCTCGGCACCTTCCACTCCATCTGTCTGCGGCTTCTGGAAGAGCATCAGGAATACACCCGCCTCAAGCGGAGCTTCACCCTGTTCGACCAATTCGACCAGCAATACTTCCTGTATCAACGCATCAAGGAGTTCCGCGCCATCGCGGACGCCAATCTGGTCATGGGCGACGACGGCATTGGCCGCTGGAACCAGTCCGAGAACCTGTTGCACTGGCTCAACAAGGTCAGCGAGGAACCACTGGACTCGGACGCGCTGGCAGAGGCTCCGGAAGTTGAGGTGAAGGCGCTGGGGCTGCTGTTCCGCCGTTATCAGGAAATGCTGGCCGAGAACAATGCGCTGGACTTCTCCGGCATCCAGTTCGAAGCGCTGAAACTGCTGGAACAGCATCCGCACGTATTGGAGGCTGTGCGCGCCAAGCTGTCCTACCTGATGGTGGACGAGTATCAGGACACCAACACCATTCAGGAGCGGCTGTTGTTGCTGCTGGCTGGCGAGAAACAGAACCTGTGTGTGGTTGGCGACGACGACCAAGGCTTGTACCGCTTCCGTGGCGCGACCATTCGCAACATCCTCGAATTCCCCAAGCTGTTTGCAGAGGGCAAGTGCAAGCAGGTCAGGCTGGCGGTCAACTACAGATCACACCCGGACATCATCCGCTTCTACAACGAGTGGATGCGCGAGCAGGCGTGGGGCGATGGCGAACGTCAGTTCCGCTACGACAAGCAGATCCTGCCGCGTGAGGCTGAGTTCGCGGAAGTGCCGGCCGTCCTCAAGCTGAGGGCATCCGACCCTGTGGGCGACAGTGCCAACTGGTACGGCGAAGTGCTGGCTTTCCTCAATGCGCTGAAAGAGGCCGGCAAGCTGACCGACTGGAACCAGGTTGCCTTCCTCTACCAGTCGGTCAAGAGCGATCGGGCGCAGGACTTGGCGCGATTCCTCGAAAGCGCAGGTGTGCCGGTGTATTCGCCGCGGTCCAATATGTTCTTCGAGCGCGAAGAAGTGCGGCTGATGATCGGTGCGCTGATCTTCCTGTTTCCGCAGTACTCCAAGGTGCGGGTGTGGGCCGAGGGTGCGACCCTGCCGATCTGGGGCTACTTCGACCACCAGTGCTACAAGCCCTTCACCGACGAACTGCGCAAGCCGGAGAACAAGGCGCTGTTGGAATGGGCACGTCCGATCGCGAAGCGCCACATCGTGTTGACGCAGAGTACGGACTACGCCTTCTCCGGGCTGTTCTACCAGTTGTTGCAGTTTCCGCTGTTCGCCCGCTATCTGGGCGAGGAGGCCACGCAAGGCGTGGACAAGGGCCGTGCGGCGCGCAACCTTGCCAGCTTCTCCAGCCTGTTGACAAAATTCGAATATCTGCATCACGTCAGCGTGTTGAACCCGGAGTGGCTGGATCGGAACCTGATCGCCCTGTTCAACCAGTATTTCCGCTTCCTCAAGGACGGCGGCATCGGCGAATACGAGGACGTGGCCGACTACGCGCCCAAGGGCTGCGTGAGCTTCTTGACCATCCACCAGGCCAAGGGACTGGAATTTCCGGTGGTGGTGTGCGGGTCGATGGAATCTACGCCACGCAAGCAGCATCGCGATATGGATGTGCTGCTGGAAGAAGGCGGCTACTTGTCCAAGGCAACCTTCGAGCCGCTGGAACGCATCAAGACCTTCGATTTTTGGCGGCTGTTCTACACCGCCTTCTCGCGGGCGCAGAACCTGTTGGTGCTGGCCGCTCAGCAGCGCGAAGGCAAGGGCCAGCGCCGTGCTCCGTCGAAGTATTTCGAGTGCATGTTTGATGCGTTGCCGAAGTGGGGGGACGTGGACCTGGGGGGTCTCGACTACGAGTCGGTAAAAGAGATCAACCTCAAGCGCGAGTATTCCTTCACCTCGCACATCACTGTGTTCGAGAACTGCGCCGAGCAATACCGTTTCTTTAAAGAGCTGGACTTCGCGCCTATCCGCGAGAGCCAGATCCTGTTCGGTACGTTGGTACACCAAACCATCGAGGACATCCACAAGACTGTGTTGCGCGGCGAGCAGGCTGCGCTGAATGCGGGCATTATCGAAAGCTGGTTTTCGGCAAACTACGCCACGCTCTCGAAGAAGGAGCGTGTCTACCTGGCAACTGGTTCGCAGCGGGCGGCACTGAACCACATCCTGCGCTACTTCGAGCGCGAGAAGGGCCACTGGGACAGGATCAGGGAGGCCGAGGTCGAGATTTCGCTGGTCAAGGACAGCTACATTCTCAAGGGAAGCGTGGACTTGATCCGAGGCGAGAACGATACGGTCGAGATCATCGACTTCAAGTCGGAGAAGAAGCCCGACATGGAGAGGGACAAGGAACGGCTGAAGCAATACCAGAGCCAGTTGGAGGTGTACGCCCATCTGGTCGAGGAGCGCACCGGACAGAAGGTCAGCCGGATGCACCTTTATTACACCGGCGAAGAAGGCGGCAACCCTTACGTCTCCTTCCCAAAGGA
- a CDS encoding DUF3883 domain-containing protein yields the protein MASDYEEICRQNREDYGKKGAKKSGDLAAGLYDDETHFIYELLQNTEDALKRRDEGWKGSRQINFILDDIRLVLSHYGHPFTENDVRSVCDISESTKDESSIGRFGLGFKSVYKVSDLPEIHSGDEDFVIEEYLFPKQAERTRRDADETQILLPLKADSAKFKARIGAGLKALGASSLLFLRHIREISWRIEGGASGLYLRDDPEVLGNNVSRIKLIGQATGQADIDQDWLVFHRDVGKGRVELAFSVITDKDDKSKWGVQPLPASPLVVFFPTAYQTNLGFYLQGPFQSTPSRDNIRNDEPWNHRLIAEAASLLVEAMTWLRDNNRLDVNALRCLPLDRVKFPDGRLFSPMFEATLEAFKAQPFLPNNDGGYSLAEESKLADSAGLAELFSSDQISALYEIENTHWLTGKITDRRTADIWNYLTKELGVKEVRPRDIFPTLTKQFLEAQSDEWIAGMYEFLKDQGTVKSLLSNTPIVRLENGSHVSGKTPGGEPRAFLPTGSPTGFPTVLASVCQSEDAIEFLKALGIGEPDPVDDVIRNILPKYEAETIEIDDEAYASDIGKIASAYQMADSTIKKSQLVERLKRTSFLMVVDCGDGNGYRGLPGNTYIATDRMKRLFSGAVGIFVVDDDYDCLRGEDVRNVLVASGASRYLRPKEIRNSLDFTKRRELQIASGYPASTWRTDKDQDWVIEGLDQIVALLPTLPADECIARAKLIWETLEELESNAAKHFFTGTYWWTNRAPYHANFPPSFVRLLTESSWIPDSKGELYQPKNIAFEATGWKANPFLQSKIIFRPDLIDQLAEEIGIDPGELNLLLKLKRQGISLASLVDDSLDAATSPEGRPAPQAPDAPAPATADDPDRPAPGDSVYDKNIDLYGPDVPEIPEGTYDPDSGDAEADRPTHPINEGAGRGASPGGDSRSDGNGGYHPGTPSGGGPPFGTREHGKRTPGSLGGRRFISYVGTRPDEAEDDPDGLDQSQRMSIEAEAIKHIIEAEPHLHKTEAGNPGFDLLEKDASNLPVRWIEIKAMTESLEHRPVTLSHTQFKHALQKQNRYWLYVVEFATVPEQRRILRIQNPAGNAKSFTFDKGWKHIALTNPPTEGA from the coding sequence GTGGCATCAGATTACGAGGAAATTTGCCGGCAGAACCGCGAGGACTACGGCAAGAAGGGGGCGAAAAAGTCCGGCGACCTAGCTGCCGGCCTTTACGATGACGAAACCCATTTCATCTACGAGTTGCTCCAAAACACCGAGGACGCGCTCAAGCGCCGTGACGAGGGCTGGAAGGGCTCCCGGCAGATCAACTTCATCCTGGACGATATCCGGCTGGTGCTGTCCCACTACGGCCACCCGTTCACAGAGAACGACGTGCGCAGCGTGTGTGACATCTCCGAAAGCACCAAGGACGAGAGCTCGATTGGCCGTTTCGGGCTGGGCTTCAAGTCGGTTTACAAGGTTTCGGACTTGCCAGAGATCCATTCCGGCGACGAAGACTTCGTCATCGAGGAATACCTGTTCCCCAAACAGGCCGAGCGGACGCGCCGCGATGCCGACGAAACCCAGATCCTCCTTCCGCTGAAGGCGGATTCCGCCAAGTTCAAGGCGCGTATCGGTGCAGGCCTCAAGGCGCTAGGGGCGAGCTCCTTGCTGTTCCTACGTCACATCCGGGAAATTTCCTGGCGCATCGAGGGCGGCGCATCGGGCTTGTACTTGCGTGACGATCCTGAAGTGTTGGGCAACAACGTCAGCCGGATCAAGCTGATCGGCCAAGCCACCGGCCAAGCGGACATCGACCAAGATTGGCTGGTGTTCCACCGGGACGTGGGCAAAGGCCGCGTCGAACTGGCCTTCTCGGTCATCACCGACAAAGACGACAAATCCAAGTGGGGTGTGCAACCACTACCGGCATCGCCCTTGGTGGTGTTCTTTCCGACGGCTTACCAAACCAACCTCGGCTTCTACCTGCAAGGCCCGTTCCAGAGCACGCCCAGCCGCGACAACATTCGAAACGATGAGCCTTGGAATCACCGGCTGATTGCTGAAGCTGCGTCCCTGCTGGTCGAAGCGATGACTTGGCTGCGCGACAACAACCGATTGGACGTGAATGCTTTGCGCTGTCTGCCGCTGGACAGAGTCAAATTCCCCGATGGCAGGCTGTTCTCGCCGATGTTTGAGGCGACGCTGGAAGCCTTCAAGGCACAGCCCTTCTTGCCGAACAACGATGGCGGCTATTCGCTTGCCGAAGAATCGAAACTAGCTGATTCAGCAGGATTGGCCGAACTTTTCAGTAGCGATCAGATCTCAGCATTGTACGAAATCGAGAATACTCATTGGCTCACTGGGAAAATCACAGATAGGCGCACGGCAGATATCTGGAACTACCTGACTAAAGAGCTTGGAGTCAAGGAAGTTCGCCCCCGCGACATCTTCCCGACGTTGACCAAGCAATTCCTTGAGGCGCAATCCGATGAGTGGATTGCTGGCATGTACGAGTTCTTGAAGGATCAGGGAACAGTCAAGTCGCTACTGTCTAACACACCCATCGTCCGACTCGAGAATGGCTCGCACGTATCAGGTAAAACACCCGGAGGCGAGCCTCGGGCCTTCCTGCCGACAGGATCCCCCACTGGCTTTCCTACGGTTCTGGCTTCAGTTTGCCAATCCGAAGATGCTATCGAATTCCTAAAAGCCCTTGGCATCGGCGAACCTGATCCAGTTGACGACGTAATCCGAAATATCTTGCCGAAATACGAAGCCGAAACCATTGAGATCGACGATGAGGCGTATGCTTCAGACATCGGAAAGATTGCATCCGCGTACCAAATGGCGGACTCCACAATCAAGAAATCCCAGCTCGTTGAGCGACTGAAGCGAACTTCGTTCTTGATGGTAGTAGATTGCGGCGATGGCAACGGGTACAGAGGACTCCCTGGCAATACCTACATAGCCACGGATCGCATGAAGCGGCTCTTTTCAGGGGCCGTAGGTATCTTCGTGGTGGATGACGACTACGATTGCTTGCGAGGTGAAGACGTTCGCAACGTTCTGGTCGCGTCAGGAGCATCGCGCTATCTGCGTCCGAAGGAAATCAGGAATTCGTTGGATTTCACCAAGCGCCGTGAATTGCAGATTGCATCCGGTTATCCAGCATCAACCTGGCGCACGGACAAAGATCAGGACTGGGTAATCGAGGGGCTTGATCAGATTGTTGCGCTTCTTCCGACGCTCCCAGCAGATGAGTGCATCGCGCGTGCGAAATTAATCTGGGAAACGCTGGAGGAGCTTGAATCCAATGCTGCCAAGCACTTCTTTACTGGCACCTATTGGTGGACAAATAGAGCCCCCTATCATGCGAACTTCCCGCCTTCCTTCGTTCGACTTCTGACGGAATCCTCCTGGATTCCCGACAGCAAGGGCGAGCTCTATCAGCCGAAGAACATCGCCTTCGAGGCAACGGGCTGGAAAGCCAATCCCTTCCTGCAATCCAAGATCATCTTTAGACCCGACCTCATTGACCAATTGGCGGAAGAAATCGGCATTGATCCAGGTGAACTGAATTTACTGCTTAAACTGAAACGACAAGGAATTTCCCTTGCATCGCTGGTGGATGACAGCCTAGACGCTGCAACGTCTCCTGAGGGCCGCCCTGCGCCACAAGCACCTGACGCACCTGCGCCCGCCACTGCTGATGATCCTGACCGTCCTGCGCCAGGAGATTCCGTCTATGACAAGAACATCGACTTGTACGGGCCTGATGTGCCTGAAATCCCCGAAGGCACTTACGATCCGGACAGCGGCGATGCTGAAGCCGATCGCCCCACGCATCCCATCAACGAAGGTGCTGGCCGCGGCGCATCGCCGGGCGGCGATAGCCGCTCAGATGGGAATGGAGGTTATCACCCCGGTACGCCTTCTGGTGGCGGCCCGCCCTTCGGCACGCGAGAGCATGGCAAGCGCACTCCCGGCAGTTTGGGCGGTCGGCGTTTCATCTCCTACGTCGGCACTCGTCCCGATGAGGCAGAAGACGATCCTGATGGACTCGACCAGTCGCAACGCATGAGTATCGAAGCCGAGGCAATCAAGCACATCATCGAAGCAGAGCCGCACCTGCACAAAACAGAAGCCGGCAACCCCGGCTTTGACCTGCTGGAGAAGGATGCCAGCAATCTGCCCGTTCGCTGGATAGAGATCAAAGCGATGACCGAATCACTTGAGCATCGCCCGGTCACGTTGTCCCACACTCAGTTCAAGCACGCCCTCCAAAAGCAGAACAGGTATTGGCTGTACGTTGTCGAATTCGCTACGGTCCCGGAACAACGCCGCATCCTGCGCATCCAGAACCCGGCGGGCAATGCCAAGTCCTTCACCTTCGACAAGGGTTGGAAGCACATCGCACTGACCAATCCGCCCACCGAGGGCGCGTGA
- a CDS encoding three-Cys-motif partner protein TcmP, which translates to MAISQYRWDEGKPATIQQHSIAKHEVLREYLVAYLQTLVVSPAQDVLTVTLVDGFAGGGIYIHEDTRELVLGSPFVFLEAAKEAQALVALGRNKPLHWNLDYFFVERNRSAHKLLASELTEHGYGDSVGKDIHLIHGTFEKNVEQIMGFVGQKSPRKGRSIFLLDQYGYAQVPTSQIRSIFQTLPTAEVILTFAVDAFINFASDSAATQRKLEKLDLPDVLKGRTFEDIKRNERDVRLYIQSCLYQGLVERCGAKFFTVFFIRTTGHGDYWLVHLSQHPRARDVMTTVHWNKNNHFIHYGGAGLDMFRALGYSTRDDQSFTGQNELGFCFDGAAGDATVNALVNQISPLVHARPDGISFGELFSSHCNSSPADSAKYRMALEQLVSYKEIVITSSTGARRLRASTIGGRDVLTTANQRVFSF; encoded by the coding sequence ATGGCAATTTCTCAGTATCGCTGGGACGAAGGGAAGCCTGCCACGATCCAGCAACACAGTATCGCCAAGCATGAGGTGCTGCGAGAGTATCTGGTCGCTTACCTTCAGACCCTTGTCGTCTCACCTGCTCAGGATGTTCTGACGGTCACACTGGTTGATGGCTTCGCGGGCGGTGGAATTTACATCCACGAAGACACTCGTGAACTCGTCCTGGGATCACCCTTCGTATTTCTCGAAGCTGCGAAGGAAGCTCAGGCACTGGTCGCTCTGGGCCGGAATAAGCCCCTGCATTGGAATCTGGATTACTTCTTCGTCGAGAGGAACCGTAGCGCCCATAAGCTCCTGGCGTCAGAGTTGACCGAGCATGGTTATGGTGACAGTGTCGGCAAGGATATCCATCTCATCCACGGTACGTTCGAGAAAAACGTTGAACAGATCATGGGGTTCGTCGGGCAGAAGAGCCCGCGAAAGGGGCGCTCCATCTTCCTGCTCGATCAGTACGGCTATGCGCAGGTTCCGACGTCGCAAATTCGGTCGATCTTCCAGACGCTACCTACCGCCGAGGTAATCCTGACCTTCGCTGTGGATGCCTTCATCAACTTTGCCAGCGACTCCGCGGCGACACAACGAAAACTTGAGAAGCTTGACCTTCCAGACGTCCTCAAGGGGCGAACTTTCGAAGACATCAAGCGGAACGAGAGGGATGTCAGGCTCTACATCCAAAGTTGCCTATACCAGGGTTTGGTTGAGCGCTGCGGTGCCAAGTTCTTTACTGTCTTCTTTATTCGCACCACCGGGCATGGAGATTACTGGCTAGTACATCTGTCGCAGCATCCGCGCGCCCGCGATGTCATGACCACCGTTCACTGGAACAAGAACAACCACTTCATCCACTACGGCGGCGCGGGGCTGGATATGTTCCGTGCGTTGGGATACAGCACCCGTGATGATCAGTCCTTCACAGGCCAGAACGAGCTTGGCTTCTGTTTTGACGGTGCTGCCGGTGATGCCACCGTCAATGCCCTAGTCAATCAGATATCGCCCTTGGTCCATGCGCGTCCCGATGGCATCTCCTTTGGGGAACTTTTTTCCAGCCACTGCAATAGTTCTCCAGCGGACAGCGCAAAGTACAGAATGGCGCTGGAACAGTTGGTGTCGTACAAGGAGATTGTCATTACTTCCTCAACAGGGGCGCGAAGGCTTCGCGCCAGCACAATTGGTGGTCGCGATGTTCTGACTACGGCCAACCAGCGAGTCTTCAGTTTCTAG
- a CDS encoding phage Gp37/Gp68 family protein, whose product MTTSSRIEWTEQTWNPIVGCTKISAGCKHCYAELMARRLQAMGTPGYENGFALRLIPERLSDPLKRKKPTIYFVNSMSDLFHEKVPVDYIDQVMDVITRTHWHSYQILTKRAARMARYFKARPVPENVWLGVSVENRRHGVPRIDYLRSVDARIRFLSVEPLLEDVGVLDLDDIHWVIVGGESGPKARPMKPEWADVVRIQCEEQGVAFFFKQWGGWGADGKRRAKAKNGRLLNGRTWDEMPAHAPM is encoded by the coding sequence ATGACTACGTCTTCCCGCATCGAATGGACCGAGCAAACGTGGAACCCCATTGTGGGCTGCACGAAGATATCCGCGGGGTGCAAGCACTGCTATGCCGAGCTCATGGCCCGTCGCCTCCAAGCCATGGGCACCCCGGGCTATGAGAACGGCTTCGCCCTGCGGCTTATTCCCGAGCGCCTCAGCGACCCGCTCAAGCGCAAGAAGCCGACAATCTACTTCGTCAACTCGATGTCCGACCTCTTCCACGAAAAGGTCCCTGTGGACTATATCGATCAGGTGATGGACGTGATTACGCGCACCCATTGGCACAGCTATCAGATCCTAACCAAGCGTGCGGCTCGCATGGCGAGATACTTCAAGGCCCGCCCGGTGCCCGAGAACGTGTGGCTCGGAGTGTCTGTGGAGAACCGTCGCCATGGCGTGCCGCGCATTGACTACCTTCGTTCGGTTGACGCGCGGATCCGATTCCTGTCAGTGGAGCCCCTGCTGGAGGATGTCGGTGTGCTGGATTTGGACGACATCCATTGGGTCATTGTAGGTGGCGAATCAGGTCCTAAGGCGCGCCCAATGAAACCAGAGTGGGCCGATGTGGTTCGCATCCAGTGCGAGGAGCAGGGGGTGGCCTTCTTCTTCAAGCAGTGGGGCGGCTGGGGGGCGGATGGCAAACGCCGAGCCAAGGCCAAGAACGGAAGGCTGCTCAACGGCCGTACCTGGGACGAAATGCCAGCGCACGCTCCAATGTAG
- the tcmP gene encoding three-Cys-motif partner protein TcmP, with product MPTKRPEERYDIDPVDGSRREIVGGWAQEKHLRLRHYVDISRAARRKFGRNSTFTDLYCGPGRAAVKDTGEVIPGSAIAACAEAARHASFGAIHIADLDAVNVSACRDRLNGEGLGPISTYIGKAEETARQVVSKLSPSGLHFAFLDPYSVQALPFEVIQTLAELPKMDLLIHFSAMDMQRNVKQLMSNGKLDVFAPGWRDHVDPAVRNDVAVLAVFRHWCGLIKKLGYQDVSDNVELVSGSKNQPLYWLVLASKSALGQAFWGKVSNVTAQHRFDF from the coding sequence ATGCCGACAAAGCGGCCGGAAGAACGTTACGACATAGATCCGGTCGACGGCAGTCGGCGTGAGATCGTCGGTGGTTGGGCGCAGGAGAAGCATCTGCGCCTGCGTCATTACGTGGATATCAGTCGAGCCGCCAGGCGGAAGTTTGGCCGCAATTCGACCTTTACTGACCTGTACTGCGGGCCGGGTCGGGCTGCCGTCAAGGATACGGGCGAAGTTATCCCTGGCAGTGCGATCGCGGCCTGCGCCGAGGCAGCGCGACACGCCTCATTTGGAGCGATTCATATCGCCGACCTTGATGCTGTCAACGTCAGTGCCTGCCGGGACCGACTGAACGGCGAAGGACTAGGGCCGATTTCCACATACATCGGGAAGGCAGAGGAGACAGCACGACAGGTCGTCTCAAAGCTATCGCCTTCAGGACTGCATTTTGCGTTTCTGGATCCCTACAGTGTCCAAGCTCTGCCATTCGAGGTCATTCAGACCTTGGCAGAGCTGCCCAAAATGGATCTGCTGATTCATTTCAGTGCGATGGACATGCAGCGTAACGTCAAGCAGCTAATGTCGAATGGGAAGCTGGACGTGTTTGCACCAGGCTGGCGTGATCACGTGGATCCCGCCGTGCGAAACGATGTTGCCGTGCTGGCTGTCTTTCGGCATTGGTGCGGGCTGATCAAGAAGTTGGGCTATCAGGACGTGAGCGACAATGTCGAGCTCGTGTCGGGCTCCAAGAATCAGCCGCTGTACTGGCTTGTGCTGGCATCGAAAAGCGCCTTGGGCCAGGCCTTCTGGGGAAAGGTCAGCAATGTGACTGCTCAGCATCGCTTTGATTTTTAG
- a CDS encoding site-specific integrase, with product MTLAALKLGPMLFVRPGELRKARWEDVDLEKAEWRFVASKTGTPHIVPLSSQAKEIFEDLRPLTRRSEFVFPGVRSSSRPMSENTINAALRKLGFDSDAITGHGFRVMARTVLDEVLGFRPDYIEHQLAHAVRDPLGRAYSRTAHLAERKKMMQAWANYLDQLRESLEKVVSIKRKAG from the coding sequence GTGACCTTGGCGGCGCTGAAGCTTGGACCGATGCTCTTCGTGCGGCCCGGGGAATTGCGAAAGGCTCGGTGGGAGGATGTCGATCTTGAGAAGGCAGAGTGGCGTTTTGTGGCCAGCAAGACAGGAACCCCACACATCGTGCCCCTCTCGTCCCAGGCGAAAGAGATCTTCGAGGACCTGAGGCCTCTCACCCGTCGGAGCGAATTTGTCTTTCCGGGGGTTAGAAGTTCGAGCCGCCCGATGAGTGAGAACACGATCAATGCGGCGTTGCGGAAACTTGGCTTCGATAGCGACGCTATTACTGGTCACGGCTTTAGGGTCATGGCGAGAACGGTCCTGGACGAGGTATTGGGATTCCGGCCGGACTACATCGAGCATCAACTGGCGCATGCGGTCAGGGATCCGCTTGGGCGTGCCTACAGCCGTACCGCGCACTTGGCTGAGCGAAAGAAGATGATGCAGGCGTGGGCCAACTACCTTGATCAGCTTCGAGAAAGCCTGGAAAAGGTCGTTTCGATCAAGCGAAAGGCTGGTTAG
- a CDS encoding Arm DNA-binding domain-containing protein: MTHNHLTHMLTDTKLCSLKPREDAYRVADTNGLCIEVRPSGAKVWRLSLSALGQGKHDYAGRVSDHVAQRGASRAGPVTGIG; encoded by the coding sequence ATGACTCACAATCACCTGACTCACATGCTGACCGATACCAAGCTGTGCTCCCTGAAACCACGTGAAGACGCCTACCGTGTCGCCGACACAAATGGCCTATGCATCGAAGTGCGACCGTCCGGGGCGAAGGTGTGGCGGCTATCGCTATCGGCACTCGGGCAAGGCAAGCATGATTACGCTGGCCGAGTATCCGATCATGTCGCTCAGCGAGGCGCGAGCCGAGCGGGACCGGTTACGGGCATTGGTTAA